In the genome of Pichia kudriavzevii chromosome 4, complete sequence, one region contains:
- a CDS encoding uncharacterized protein (PKUD0D03650; similar to Saccharomyces cerevisiae YCL034W (LSB5); ancestral locus Anc_1.39), protein MGLFKSHPSTAVTEIINGCCSRGEIDDDFLLESQLSSLIDAIKSQKDFVEPGAVEAARALRKKMKYGDVKEQIIALKLLDLLVINGVRAKFMQPLFNDEKLLDRLEFYVNDKQNFSSGTTASYGRAGEPNFQIKHRAVCKLAKNLMAQWYDEFNDFESMRNFNQIFERNIKKKSLAYNDFEEGTTSYRSRINDEVPDYMNDEADMDFEFDTFESNKPKTNAELDRKFKIPKINYEKEAPKILQLIAEANIMATNLMNILNSLEKDELSIHSIRANDAFDQCRSIRRKVLRYLQLVQKEELLGPLLKCNDDLVASLQKYEAKSIPGGAKVQQSEDDDDDYDSLADYESDNEPSDRYVREEPPSVTHSESTSSTSTFTKRAPPPVPRKSNNLRSSYQDPQEQIHARPKLSDFDPFSDDNEVAPSPAW, encoded by the coding sequence ATGGGATTATTTAAAAGCCATCCAAGTACTGCAGTGACAGAAATTATCAATGGTTGTTGTTCAAGGGGAGAAATAGATGACGATTTCCTCTTGGAATCACAACTCTCATCTTTAATCGATGCTATAAAGTCTCAGAAGGACTTTGTTGAGCCGGGTGCAGTGGAAGCAGCCCGTGCCTTAAGGAAAAAGATGAAGTATGGTGATGTCAAGGAACAAATCATTGccttgaaattgttggacTTACTTGTTATAAATGGAGTCCGGGCAAAATTTATGCAGCCTCTCTTTAATGATGAGAAGTTACTGGACAGGTTGGAGTTTTATGTCAATGATAAGCAGAATTTTTCGAGCGGTACTACTGCATCTTATGGTAGAGCTGGGGAGCCgaatttccaaatcaaaCATAGAGCCGTTTGTAAACTGGCTAAAAACCTGATGGCTCAGTGGTACGATGAATTCAATGACTTTGAGAGTATGCGTAACTTCAACCAGATATTTGAACGcaatatcaaaaaaaagtcaCTTGCTTACAATGACTTTGAGGAAGGTACGACATCGTATAGAAGTAGAATCAACGATGAAGTTCCTGACTATATGAACGATGAGGCAGACATGGATTTCGAGTTTGATACTTTTGAGTCCAATAAACCAAAAACTAATGCAGAACTTGACagaaaatttaaaattCCAAAGATAAACTACGAGAAAGAAGCACCAAAGATTTTACAACTTATTGCAGAAGCTAATATCATGGCTACAAATCTCATGAATATCTTGaattctcttgaaaaagACGAATTGTCGATTCACTCAATAAGGGCAAATGACGCCTTTGATCAGTGTCGTTCTATTAGGCGTAAAGTTTTAAGATATCTACAATTAgttcaaaaagaagaattgttAGGGCCATTACTCAAATGCAATGACGATTTAGTTGCATCGCTTCAGAAATATGAGGCAAAGAGTATTCCCGGAGGAGCAAAAGTCCAACAATCGgaagacgatgatgacgatTATGATTCCTTGGCGGATTATGAATCCGATAATGAGCCCTCCGACAGGTATGTGAGGGAAGAGCCACCATCGGTAACCCATTCTGAAAGTACGTCCTCCACTTCCACTTTCACTAAAAGGGCACCGCCTCCTGTCCCCAGAAAGAGTAATAACCTTAGATCTTCTTATCAAGACCCACAGGAGCAAATACATGCAAGACCCAAACTCAGTGACTTTGATCCGTTCAGTGACGATAATGAAGTTGCACCTTCTCCGGCATGgtga
- a CDS encoding uncharacterized protein (PKUD0D03655; similar to Saccharomyces cerevisiae YOR297C (TIM18); ancestral locus Anc_8.767), giving the protein MFARLVRPSVISQPSWSCTRNLSLKPRLPKLPSFKLTPDPPGNIIGTVNDAHVPPKFDISHGSYHWMYERIITVGMAPLVVFPFVAGVDYPLIDAGLCTLVLLHSRYGLQSCIIDYIPLRKFGFWHKLAMFLLNIGSFVSLYGIYIIETENNGLADLISKLWHT; this is encoded by the coding sequence ATGTTTGCAAGACTGGTAAGGCCATCTGTTATTTCCCAGCCATCATGGAGCTGTACAAGGAATCTCTCCTTGAAACCACGTCTACCAAAACTCCCTTCTTTTAAACTTACTCCAGATCCACCAGGAAATATTATTGGGACTGTTAACGATGCACATGTCCCTCCGAAGTTTGACATTTCTCACGGATCATACCATTGGATGTACGAGCGTATTATTACCGTGGGAATGGCCCCTTTGGTAGTTTTCCCATTTGTTGCAGGTGTGGACTATCCACTTATTGATGCAGGCCTGTGTACTTTGGTTTTACTGCACTCGAGATACGGTTTGCAGAGTTGTATTATTGATTACATCCCACTTCGTAAGTTTGGCTTCTGGCATAAGCTGGCAATGTTTTTGCTAAATATTGGTAGTTTTGTTTCGTTGTACGGGAtttatattattgaaaCCGAAAATAATGGATTGGCTGATCttatttcaaagttatGGCACACTTGA
- a CDS encoding uncharacterized protein (PKUD0D03660; similar to Saccharomyces cerevisiae YJR113C (RSM7); ancestral locus Anc_7.486) translates to MPLVTKREGCCLYITIQGSNMLSRSSTAAIRARVCRPGAVRLNSTAGKPSKKSEKPFYNTFAEFVRTSKLNSEGAFIHEIPTEQQYEHSELAKYLKKVDSEKESLIDAKLKELAQESGIPFEQVKEKFERKLKEKQELLKSRNQEVVSKIENFMTQLSLPMSGPQSIIIDLIDTLGESVDELNSFAAFEYIYELDPDFAKALSNVLRVTPTEESVKAMSDAFKEGPMSKLSDEQYNELKQLLDTKAKVTKSTENEAEVAEKETVEEEEEGEIDANSVVEVIFAHLNSYENIANSPLLKVIESIDSDFATMLKSYETIDPSDSDALENKFEEIVKYCSNTDSSIYKAFGDSTSPNFTRVQEVLEGPIPIDLAEIYEVFEFYPDYFKSELYKQISTIDPQFAQLLEKLESLPEGKELDEVNDEVDAHLINKESPIYKAMNDVESEDYAKLKSTLESEWNVIETTVTPDKLVEYVISNGLESDGFKLIQKIDPGFADVLAKIYQEDNEEGALKAYTALQNYLENENEIMGALQDKDSLNYKLLADYVFPEAPEANEQEDDVAEIETSQRADVIQRDEVLSQLANEDKSKLTPEVVKINEAYDLTLEIMKEIEDELKDNTFIPVSRQVSAKLDKMLGFQPSVEQVTASENLRSIPQPKQTDEVLELAVNIIMKDGKKEIARKNLNRALYLLFLETRSNPVEKLKEALDIVAPLVITKTVKTGFAKNYTVPVPLTQRQRNRMALLWILKASDSKASNDFSVRLCDEVLHVLSGKSALMEKRVLNHKMAIANRSYLSI, encoded by the coding sequence ATGCCTCTAGTAACAAAAAGGGAAGGCTGCTGCCTGTACATCACAATTCAAGGATCAAACATGCTCTCGAGATCATCTACAGCTGCTATTAGAGCCCGTGTGTGTAGACCAGGGGCGGTGAGGTTAAACTCTACTGCGGGCAAaccatcaaagaaatcagaaaaaCCATTCTACAACACATTTGCAGAATTTGTCCGTACTTCGAAATTAAATTCAGAAGGTGCTTTTATTCATGAAATTCCAACGGAACAACAATATGAGCACTCTGAACTTGctaaatatttgaaaaaggtcGACTCGGAAAAGGAATCTTTGATTGATGCCAAACTCAAGGAACTAGCTCAAGAATCAGGTATTCCATTTGAACAAGTGaaagaaaagtttgaaagaaagttgaaggagaaacaggaactattgaaatcaagaaatcaagaagttgtttcaaagattgaaaactttatgACTCAATTATCATTACCAATGTCTGGTCCACAGagtattattattgatttgatcGACACTTTGGGTGAATCAGTTGATGAACTTAATAGCTTCGCTGCATTTGAGTACATCTACGAGCTTGATCCTGATTTTGCTAAAGCGTTATCTAATGTTCTTAGAGTAACTCCAACAGAAGAAAGTGTCAAAGCAATGTCTGATGCTTTCAAAGAAGGCCCTATGTCCAAACTCTCAGATGAACAATACAATGAATTAAAGCAGCTTTTAGACACTAAGGCAAAGGTTACCAAGTCTACAGAAAATGAAGCAGAGGTTGCGGAAAAGGAAACagtagaagaagaggaggagggCGAAATTGATGCAAATTCCGTCGTTGAAGTTATTTTTGCCCATCTGAACAGCTATGAGAACATTGCCAACTCTCCATTACTAAAAGTGATTGAGTCTATTGACAGTGATTTTGCTACAATGCTCAAGTCTTATGAAACTATTGATCCATCAGACTCAGATGCCTTAgaaaacaaatttgaagaaatcgTAAAGTACTGCTCAAACACGGACTCCTCTATCTATAAAGCTTTCGGTGACTCCACATCCCCTAACTTTACCAGAGTACAAGAAGTTCTTGAAGGTCCAATCCCAATTGACCTAGCGGAAATCTATGAAGTTTTTGAGTTCTACCCAGATTATTTCAAGTCGGAATTGTATAAGCAAATCTCTACAATTGACCCACAATTTGCTCAATTGCTAGAAAAGCTAGAATCTCTTCCTGAAGGCAAGGAATTAGATGAGGttaatgatgaagttgacGCTCATCTAATCAATAAAGAATCCCCAATTTATAAGGCTATGAATGATGTTGAATCCGAAGATTATGCAAAATTGAAGTCAACCTTGGAATCTGAATGGAACGTCATTGAAACTACCGTAACTCCAGACAAGCTTGTCGAATATGTGATTTCTAATGGCCTAGAAAGTGACGGTTTCAAACTTATCCAAAAAATTGATCCCGGTTTTGCAGATGTTCTTGCTAAAATCTATCAAGAGGATAACGAAGAAGGTGCTTTGAAGGCATACACTGCATTACAAAATTaccttgaaaatgagaatgaaaTCATGGGAGCTCTACAAGACAAGGATTCCTTAAACTACAAACTTCTAGCAGACTACGTTTTTCCAGAAGCACCGGAAGCTAATGAACaggaagatgatgttgcggaaattgaaacttcaCAAAGAGCAGATGTTATCCAGCGCGATGAAGTTCTTTCTCAGTTGGCAAACGAAGATAAGTCCAAGCTAACCCCAGAAGTGGTGAAAATCAATGAAGCCTATGATTTAACTCTTGAAATTATGAAAGAGATTGAGGATGAATTAAAGGACAACACTTTCATTCCTGTTTCTCGTCAAGTTTCTGCAAAGTTGGATAAAATGTTAGGATTTCAACCATCTGTTGAGCAAGTTACGGCTTCCGAAAACTTAAGATCGATTCCTCAACCTAAACAAACCGATGAAGTGCTAGAGTTGGCAGTCAATATCATAATGAAAGACGGTAAGAAAGAAATAGCtagaaaaaatttgaacAGAGCTTTGTATCTATTATTCCTTGAAACCAGATCCAACCCAGTTGAAAAGCTGAAGGAAGCTTTAGACATTGTTGCACCTCTTGTTATTACAAAAACAGTGAAGACTGGTTTTGCCAAGAACTATACAGTTCCTGTTCCATTAACACAAAGACAAAGGAATAGAATGGCATTGTTGTGGATCCTAAAAGCCAGTGATTCTAAGGCATCCAATGATTTCTCAGTTAGATTATGTGATGAAGTCTTACATGTTTTGAGTGGTAAATCTGCTTTAATGGAAAAGAGAGTCTTGAACCACAAGATGGCTATCGCAAACAGATCCTATCTTTCAATTTAA
- a CDS encoding uncharacterized protein (PKUD0D03670; Pfam Domains: Ammonium_transp(1e-95)), whose amino-acid sequence MVHVYLTEACMCVDIDIDIDIYNVHLPQLSPQDSCQGSHSRLELIVIHLPSNTSSIMAANALANDTSTLNMVDTAYELFCTVGVMILTPAIGMFYGGTLKRKNIIQILMQSYLVTAVISLQWFFLGYSLAVSTSSSHVMGNLSLGAIPNLGMGPYFEGGTIPSIVYFTFSAFFPIATVQIFVGAIAERSRLLPSLILGFLWTTVVYCPLAYSTWNGNGWLLNLGALDFAGGGPVHIASGITSLTYSYFIGPRKVWKNKGAEHEPENTIITFIGVSFIWFSWLCFNSGTLGAVNVRTGYILTNTQLAASAAMVSFVAVDYAFTRKWSLIAACEGAVSGLVNITPSCGFYTPYWAVITSIFVGAVCRLCYNFNEASHIDDTTRSFVIHGIGGILGSICLGVFASPTIAATDGATVIEGGWIYHHWKQMGYQFAGWVSISVWSAGATYILCFIIDKIPGCQMRADDEIENIGTDIFEMAERDPLCFLSLDRNTNNDIEVGSSGELKNNEEKGKLGVAVYEV is encoded by the coding sequence ATGGTTCATGTGTATCTGACAGAGGCGTGTATGTGTGTGGATATAGATAtagatatagatatatataatGTGCATCTACCCCAGCTTTCTCCACAGGACTCATGTCAAGGGTCCCATTCAAGACTGGAACTGATTGTAATTCACCTACCATCAAACACTTCTTCTATTATGGCTGCTAACGCTTTGGCAAATGATACTTCCACTCTTAATATGGTGGACACCGCATACGAACTCTTCTGCACAGTCGGTGTCATGATCCTAACTCCTGCTATTGGCATGTTCTACGGCGGTACTTTGAAACGGAAAAACATCATCCAGATCCTCATGCAATCCTACCTGGTGACAGCCGTTATTTCTTTACAGTGGTTCTTTTTGGGTTACTCGTTGGCAGTTTCAACTTCGTCATCTCATGTCATGGGCAACTTATCCCTAGGTGCAATTCCAAATCTCGGAATGGGCCCCTACTTTGAAGGTGGTACCATACCTTCGATTGTATACTTTACCTTTTCTGCATTCTTCCCCATAGCAACTGTCCAGATTTTCGTTGGTGCCATTGCAGAGCGTTCTCGTTTGCTACCGTCATTAATTCTCGGCTTTCTCTGGACAACAGTCGTCTATTGCCCTCTTGCATACTCCACTTGGAACGGTAATGGATGGTTGTTGAATCTCGGTGCTTTGGATTTTGCCGGGGGAGGCCCGGTCCATATTGCTTCAGGTATAACGTCATTAACATACTCTTATTTTATTGGCCCACGTAAGGtttggaaaaacaaaggagCTGAACATGAACCGGAGAACACAATCATCACCTTCATTGGTGTCTCgtttatttggttttcttgGCTTTGTTTCAATTCCGGCACTCTAGGTGCCGTCAATGTTCGTACCGGTTATATCTTGACAAACACTCAGTTGGCTGCTTCTGCTGCTATGGTCTCCTTTGTAGCAGTGGATTACGCCTttacaagaaaatggtCTCTGATTGCAGCTTGCGAAGGAGCTGTTTCTGGCCTAGTTAATATAACCCCATCTTGTGGATTTTATACACCTTACTGGGCAGTCATCACTTCGATATTTGTGGGTGCTGTTTGCAGATTGTGCTACAACTTTAACGAAGCTTCCCACATCGATGACACCACTCGGTCTTTTGTCATTCATGGAATTGGTGGTATACTTGGATCGATTTGTTTGGGAGTGTTTGCTTCGCCAACAATTGCTGCGACTGACGGAGCAACTGTCATTGAGGGCGGCTGGATCTATCATCATTGGAAACAAATGGGATACCAATTTGCAGGTTGGGTATCTATAAGTGTGTGGTCTGCAGGTGCTACCTACATCTTATGCTTTATAATTGACAAAATACCAGGTTGTCAAATGAGagcagatgatgaaatcgaAAATATTGGTACTGACATCTTCGAGATGGCCGAAAGAGATCCGTTATGTTTCTTAAGCTTGGACCGGAATACTAACAACGATATCGAAGTTGGATCTTCTGGAGAGCTAAAGAACAATGAGGAAAAGGGTAAATTGGGTGTGGCAGTCTATGAGGTATAA
- a CDS encoding uncharacterized protein (PKUD0D03680; similar to Saccharomyces cerevisiae YPR168W (NUT2); ancestral locus Anc_7.524): MSTEHGFQPSEPQHAVQTALAELIETFAHMGVQVHDFQGTPDALKGLAHNINGALTKIAQLQGQVDPTVLIPADVVQYVVDGRNPDVYTREFVEAVRRLTQHLRGKRAAFHHFQHVLRDKMESEFPELKVDLDNLVENGV; the protein is encoded by the coding sequence ATGAGTACTGAGCACGGCTTCCAGCCATCCGAACCGCAGCATGCAGTGCAGACGGCCCTGGCCGAACTTATAGAGACTTTTGCCCACATGGGTGTGCAAGTTCACGACTTCCAGGGGACCCCGGATGCGCTCAAGGGGCTAGCACATAACATCAATGGTGCCCTGACGAAAATCGCACAATTACAAGGTCAAGTGGACCCAACGGTTCTCATTCCGGCAGACGTTGTTCAGTACGTTGTCGATGGACGCAATCCAGACGTGTACACGAGGGAGTTTGTAGAGGCCGTCAGGAGACTCACACAACATCTGAGGGGGAAAAGGGCAgcttttcatcatttccAACATGTCCTAAGAGATAAAATGGAGAGTGAGTTCCCCGAACTCAAGGTTGACCTTGACAATCTCGTTGAGAACGGAGTTTAG
- a CDS encoding uncharacterized protein (PKUD0D03690; similar to Saccharomyces cerevisiae YPR167C (MET16); ancestral locus Anc_7.523) yields MDNRDTLRCRDSGEPSDKGKLMSTVADNCSMRRRGKISVANESEKSNGNGNGNGNGNGNGNGNGNGNGNGNGNTSENEDSVYVQFSNFVPVLLLIAVLLLIINVWFVKDSVDKSDMTRKTLSIDPELLAHWNSTLANLKPEEIINWAVLTFPGLYQTTAFGLSGLCIIDMISKLPHATENVDLVFIDTLYHFPQTLELVEKVKNKYPEFKLHVYKPFGCDSEEEFVAKHGDSLWERDELKYDYLVKVEPLKRAYEDLQIKAVFTGRRQSQGANRSTLPIIEIDDTLHIIKINPLATWTFDDVYCYIQENNVPYNELLDLGYKSVGDWHSTSPVAEGEDERAGRWKGRAKTECGIHVVGEYKEYMDKKIVG; encoded by the coding sequence ATGGACAACAGAGACACACTACGTTGCAGAGACTCGGGCGAGCCCTCGGATAAGGGCAAATTGATGTCGACAGTTGCTGACAATTGCAGTATGAGGAGAAGAGGGAAAATTTCCGTTGCCAATGAGAGCGAGAAAAGtaatggaaatggaaatggaaatggaaatggaaatggaaatggaaatggaaatggaaatggaaatggaaatggaaatggaaatacAAGTGAGAACGAGGATTCCGTTTATGTacagttttcaaattttgtaCCGGTATTATTACTAATAGCagtgttgttgttgataataAACGTTTGGTTTGTCAAGGATAGTGTTGATAAGAGTGACATGACGAGAAAGACACTCAGTATCGATCCGGAACTGCTTGCACATTGGAACAGCACGCTGGCGAATTTAAAGCCAGAGGAGATCATTAACTGGGCAGTTTTAACCTTCCCCGGGTTATACCAAACCACTGCATTTGGATTGTCTGGGTTGTGTATTATAGACATGATTTCCAAGCTCCCCCATGCGACGGAGAATGTCGATCTGGTGTTTATTGACACCCTCTACCATTTCCCGCAGACGTTGGAGTTGGTGGAGAAGGTGAAGAATAAGTATCCCGAGTTCAAGCTGCATGTGTACAAGCCATTTGGGTGTGATAGTGAGGAGGAGTTTGTTGCCAAGCATGGTGACAGTCTCTGGGAGCGGGACGAGCTCAAGTACGACTACCTGGTGAAGGTTGAGCCCCTCAAGAGGGCCTATGAGGATCTACAAATCAAGGCGGTTTTCACGGGGAGAAGACAGTCCCAGGGGGCTAACCGGTCGACGCTTCCAATTATTGAGATTGACGACACTTTACACATTATCAAGATCAACCCCTTGGCGACATGGACGTTTGACGATGTTTATTGTTACATTCAGGAAAACAATGTTCCTTATAATGAACTGCTCGATCTGGGGTACAAGTCTGTTGGAGACTGGCATTCCACGTCTCCTGTTGCCGAGGGAGAGGACGAGCGTGCGGGACGCTGGAAAGGACGTGCCAAGACGGAGTGTGGAATCCATGTTGTTGGCGAATACAAGGAGTACATGGACAAGAAAATTGTTGGATAG
- a CDS encoding uncharacterized protein (PKUD0D03700; similar to Saccharomyces cerevisiae YPR165W (RHO1); ancestral locus Anc_7.520): MVGIADVRKKLVIVGDGACGKTCLLIVFSKGAFPEMYVPTVFENYVADVEVDGRRVELALWDTAGQEDYDRLRPLSYPDSNIILICFSVDSPDTLDNVQEKWISEVLHFCQGVPIILVGCKIDLRNDPETINRLSAAGQQPVSTSEGQEVADKIRAITYMECSAKLNQGVREVFEAATRAALETKEKETKKKKCTIL, translated from the coding sequence ATGGTTGGTATTGCAGACGTTAGAAAGAAACTAGTCATTGTTGGAGACGGTGCCTGCGGGAAGACGTGTCTTCTCATTGTCTTCTCCAAGGGGGCCTTCCCAGAGATGTACGTTCCTACTGTTTTCGAGAACTACGTTGCCGACGTTGAGGTGGATGGCAGAAGAGTTGAGTTGGCTCTCTGGGATACTGCCGGCCAAGAAGATTATGACCGTCTTAGACCTCTATCCTACCCGGATTCAAAcatcattttgatttgtttcAGTGTCGATTCCCCAGACACCTTGGACAATGTCCAAGAGAAGTGGATTTCTGAAGTCTTGCACTTTTGTCAGGGCGTTCCTATCATTCTCGTTGGTTGTAAGATTGATTTAAGAAATGATCCGGAAACTATCAATAGACTCTCTGCCGCTGGACAACAGCCAGTTTCCACTTCAGAAGGACAAGAAGTTGCAGACAAAATCAGGGCAATCACATACATGGAATGTTCTGCTAAACTAAACCAGGGCGTGAGAGAAGTCTTTGAGGCTGCAACGAGAGCAGCCTTGGAGacaaaggagaaggaaacaaagaagaaaaaatgtaCTATTCTGTAG
- a CDS encoding uncharacterized protein (PKUD0D03710; similar to Saccharomyces cerevisiae YKR048C (NAP1); ancestral locus Anc_1.235) translates to MPSFNDAPTPQNTPASAAGSYMPKNASLDIPSTISENSELLKGMLANNPALLASIQAKLGELVGVDSGYFSSLPKKAKEGVYVLKTLQEKQYVIEAEFQADLLELERKYADKYKAIYEDRKKIVNGEVELKKEDIEHGKAVLEEELGDEEEEDGDENGNGNGNGNGNGNEDEDDAKENANVKGVPFFWLTAMQNLPPVADMISDRDVPVLEHLVDLRMEYMDKPGFKLIFEFSPNEYFKNKQIVKTYYYQKELGYTGEFVYDHAEGNEIQWTDNKHNVTVEIELRKQRNKHTKQVRTIEKTTPTYSFFNFFSPPSLPGNAANGDEGDEDDEFEEVDEELEAALQNDYSVGELIKEKLIPRAVDWFTGHALQFEPDFQQEEEEEGFDDEYDDDDDDEGVSDGGAGHDEDGDDDDDGDDEPEQKPECKQQ, encoded by the coding sequence ATGCCTTCCTTCAACGACGCACCCACCCCGCAGAACACACCTGCCTCCGCAGCTGGGTCTTATATGCCAAAGAATGCGTCCCTTGACATTCCGTCAACAATTTCAGAAAACTCTGAACTCTTGAAAGGTATGTTGGCAAACAATCCTGCATTGTTGGCCTCGATCCAGGCGAAGTTGGGAGAACTAGTGGGTGTTGATTCTGGatatttttcctctttgcCTAAGAAGGCCAAGGAGGGCGTCTATGTGTTGAAGACGTTACAAGAGAAGCAGTACGTTATTGAAGCTGAGTTTCAAGCAGATCTACTAGAGTTGGAGAGGAAGTATGCCGACAAATATAAGGCTATTTATGAGGacagaaagaaaatagtCAATGGTGAAGttgagttgaagaaggaagatATTGAACATGGCAAGGCTGtccttgaagaagaattgggtgatgaagaagaggaagatggtgatgaaaatggaaacgGAAAcggaaatggaaatggaaatggaaatgagGACGAGGATGATGCAAAGGAGAATGCCAACGTTAAAGGCGTTCCCTTTTTCTGGCTTACAGCTATGCAAAATCTGCCTCCTGTTGCAGATATGATTTCCGACCGTGATGTGCCGGTGTTGGAGCACTTGGTTGATTTAAGAATGGAATATATGGATAAACCTGGCTTtaaattgatttttgaattttcgCCAAATGAGTATTTTAAGAATAAGCAGATTGTCAAAACTTACTATTACCAAAAGGAATTGGGTTACACCGGAGAGTTTGTGTATGACCATGCAGAGGGCAATGAAATTCAATGGACTGATAACAAACATAATGTTACAGTGGAAATCGAAttaagaaaacaaagaaataaacataCTAAACAAGTCAGAACCATTGAGAAAACAACCCCAACTTACTCcttctttaacttcttctctCCCCCAAGTTTACCTGGAAACGCAGCGAACGGTGATGAAGGCGATGAGGATGacgaatttgaagaagtcGATGAAGAATTAGAAGCTGCTTTGCAGAATGACTATTCGGTAGGTGAATTGatcaaggaaaaactaATTCCTAGGGCTGTTGACTGGTTCACTGGTCACGCACTTCAGTTTGAACCTGATTTCCAAcaagaagaggaggaagaaggaTTCGACGACGAAtatgatgacgatgatgacgatgagGGGGTAAGTGATGGTGGTGCTGGCcatgatgaagatggtgatgatgacgacgaCGGAGATGATGAACCAGAACAAAAGCCGGAATGCAAACAACAGTAA
- a CDS encoding uncharacterized protein (PKUD0D03720), producing MISAIFILDNELETIVSRVYREDVSRTIISVFASKIHKETHLRNPILTIGSTSFIHWKSNQLWYVVVTRHNSDAAYILTFLESFVSNLESLVGPGNDSIIINKFPIYQILDKIIDHGFVVTLDLKKVVEELDLRITKSLEGGYKKGYTFTEVCDIGRAEVDISNVGEGWILLEVVEHLCNDGDGIFGEIMAISKKPAVIKLHIETEKYASVISNFNLDNIELEEDVTPVLNYQIPDFGEFVLLTGARERLDKDTSRVRVRVSTKAPLQNVVLKIPSSDGCKEIAREQIDKSWAVEETINDSDNVTKLPVILEFMLDKGISGFKVNFDDRDSSSMKGVRYKTKGKFELFLNEN from the coding sequence atgatATCTGCCATATTCATATTAGATAATGAGCTAGAAACAATTGTTTCTAGGGTATACCGAGAGGACGTTAGCCGGACAATAATAAGCGTGTTTGCATCGAAGATACATAAGGAAACACATTTAAGAAATCCTATATTGACAATTGGATCGACCAGTTTTATACATTGGAAGAGTAATCAACTCTGGTACGTCGTAGTAACAAGACACAATTCGGATGCTGCTTATATATTGACATTCCTGGAAAGCTTTGTGTCTAATTTGGAATCTTTGGTTGGACCTGGAAACGATTCaattattatcaataaatttccaatttatcaaatctTGGATAAGATAATCGATCACGGATTTGTAGTTACActagatttgaaaaaggtaGTTGAAGAGTTAGACTTGAGAATTACCAAGTCTCTCGAAGGTGGATATAAGAAAGGGTATACTTTCACAGAAGTGTGCGATATCGGACGAGCTGAAGTTGATATCAGTAATGTTGGTGAGGGTTGGATTTTGTTGgaagttgttgaacatCTTTGTAATGATGGCGATGGTatatttggagaaattATGGCCATTTCGAAAAAACCAGCGGTGATTAAACTACATATAGAGACCGAGAAATATGCCTCCGTCATATCCAACTTCAATCTCGATAACattgaattggaagaggATGTCACTCCCGTATTGAATTACCAAATACCTGATTTTGGAGAGTTTGTGTTGCTGACGGGAGCTCGTGAGAGACTTGATAAGGATACCAGTAGGGTCAGAGTTCGAGTCAGTACAAAGGCCCCATTACAGAATGTTGTACTAAAAATTCCTTCAAGTGATGGTTGTAAAGAAATCGCCAGAGAGCAAATAGATAAATCTTGGGCAGTTGAAGAAACGATAAATGACTCTGACAATGTCACCAAGTTACCCGTGATTCTTGAATTTATGTTGGACAAAGGTATCAGCGGGTTTAAGGTAAACTTTGACGATCGTGATTCATCAAGCATGAAAGGTGTTCGTTACAAAACCAAGGGAAAATTCGAATTGTTTCTAAATGAAAATTAA